The following proteins are encoded in a genomic region of Candida albicans SC5314 chromosome 4, complete sequence:
- the EFB1 gene encoding translation elongation factor 1 subunit beta (Translation elongation factor EF-1 beta; repressed by human whole blood or PMNs; macrophage/pseudohyphal-induced; antigenic in mouse; farnesol-downregulated; snoRNA snR18 is encoded within the EFB1 intron; Spider biofilm repressed), giving the protein MSFSDFSKVESIKSLNEFLADKSYIDGTTATQADVTVYKAFQKEFPQFTRWFNHIASFTEEFEDLPAGKAPAASGSAAAAAEEEDDEDVDLFGSDDEVDEEAEKLKQQRLAEYAAKKAAKGPKPAAKSIVTLDVKPWDDETDLDELLTNVKAIEMEGLTWGAHQWIPVGFGIKKLQINLVVEDALVSLDDLQAAVEEDEDHVQSTDIAAMQKL; this is encoded by the exons ATGTCATTCTCAGATTTCTCTAAAGTCGAATCTATCAAGTCATTGAACGAATTCTTGGCTGACAAATCATACATTGATGG TACTACTGCCACTCAAGCTGATGTCACTGTCTACAAAGCTTTCCAAAAGGAATTCCCACAATTCACCAGATGGTTCAACCACATTGCTTCATTCACTGAAGAATTCGAAGACTTGCCAGCCGGTAAAGCCCCAGCCGCTTCTGGTTCTGCTGCTGCCGCtgctgaagaagaagatgacgaAGATGTCGACTTGTTCGGTTCtgatgatgaagttgatgaagaagctgaaaaattgaagCAACAAAGATTAGCTGAATACGCTGCTAAGAAGGCTGCTAAAGGTCCAAAACCAGCTGCCAAATCTATTGTCACCTTGGATGTCAAACCATGGGATGATGAAACTGATTTGGATGAATTATTGACCAACGTCAAAGCTATCGAAATGGAAGGTTTGACTTGGGGTGCTCACCAATGGATTCCAGTTGGTTTCggtattaaaaaattacaaattaaCTTGGTTGTTGAAGATGCTTTAGTCTCATTGGATGACTTACAAGCTGctgttgaagaagatgaagaccACGTCCAATCTACTGATATTGCTGCTATGCAAAAATTGTAA
- a CDS encoding telomerase inhibitor (Ortholog(s) have enzyme activator activity, telomerase inhibitor activity, role in box C/D snoRNA 3'-end processing, negative regulation of telomere maintenance via telomerase and nucleolus, nucleoplasm localization) — translation MGLAGTKIKQRFGNDPRNTNWSNDTSRFGHQYLAKMGWQQGSGLGLVSHALTTHVKVSIKDDNLGLGAKLHKRKANGDGGLEEEGTAGLDAFQRILGRLNGKENVVNKVLDNVRDDDIINGKWGMRFVKGETLSSTWDKESKKLISYKNIEDDGKKSRKRKADESETKEDKKTLKKHKKEKKDKKEKKEKKKKKEKKDKKDKKDKKNKKDKKDKKDKKDKKDKIRTGSDETLVSKESSATPPPIATRLSARSKWIKQKRASVMDSKALNEIFMITN, via the coding sequence ATGGGGTTAGCAGGTACAAAGATAAAGCAGAGATTTGGAAATGATCCTAGAAATACAAACTGGTCTAATGATACCTCCCGTTTTGGGCATCAATATTTAGCGAAAATGGGTTGGCAACAGGGCAGTGGATTAGGGTTGGTGTCCCATGCATTAACTACCCACGTTAAAGTTTCAATTAAAGACGATAATTTGGGGCTAGGAGCCAAATTACATAAACGTAAAGCGAATGGAGACGGTGGATTAGAGGAAGAAGGAACTGCTGGATTAGATGCGTTCCAAAGAATATTGGGAAGATTAAATGGGAAAGAAAATGTGGTCAATAAAGTATTGGACAATGTTcgtgatgatgatataattAATGGTAAATGGGGTATGAGATTTGTCAAGGGAGAAACTTTGCTGAGTACTTGGGATAAGGAGagcaaaaaattgatatctTATAAGAATATAGAAGATGATGGGAAAAAAAGCAGAAAGAGGAAAGCTGATGAAAGTGAAACTAAGGAAGACAAAAAGACGTTGAAAAAGCATaagaaggaaaagaaagacaaaaaggagaagaaggaaaagaagaaaaagaaggaaaagaagGACAAGAAGGACAAGAAggacaagaaaaacaagaaagaCAAGAAAGACAAGAAGGACAAGAAGGACAAGAAGGACAAAATACGAACTGGTTCAGATGAAACACTAGTATCAAAAGAATCTAGTGCTACTCCGCCCCCAATTGCCACTCGACTTTCAGCTAGATCAAAGTGGATTAAGCAAAAAAGGGCATCAGTGATGGATTCAAAAGCATTAAACGAAATTTTCATGATCACCAATTGA
- a CDS encoding protein-lysine N-methyltransferase (Ortholog(s) have protein-lysine N-methyltransferase activity, role in peptidyl-lysine trimethylation and cytoplasm localization), with product MTDSDDEPITLSLHALAALQEFRNEEKERLEKFESLYQQSEDKFDEQKKQEQQKITIDDFKEDWQLSQFWYSDETAKTLGKALLEGADENTVVVIASAPSVYAAIKQFPPEEIPTEHIYLLEFDPRFKVLAGSEHFSVYDYNKPNDIPEHLRNKCHRLLIDPPFLEEECQTKSSQAAKNLLVQNKTEKTKYGDNKYKLITSTGERMFELVTKKNYPDTEMTDFFPEHKNGLSNEFRCYANFECSYWKFQK from the coding sequence ATGACCGACTCTGATGACGAACCAATAACCTTATCTTTACATGCCTTAGCAGCTTTGCAAGAATTTAGAAATGAAGAGAAGGAGAGgttggaaaaatttgaGTCCTTGTACCAGCAATCGGAagataaatttgatgagcaaaagaaacaagaacaacaaaagatAACTATTGACGACTTCAAAGAGGACTGGCAATTATCACAATTTTGGTACTCGGATGAGACTGCAAAAACATTGGGCAAAGCTTTATTAGAAGGTGCTGACGAAAACACAGTGGTTGTGATTGCCAGTGCACCATCAGTGTATGCTGCCattaaacaatttccaCCAGAAGAGATTCCTACTGAACATATCTATTTATTAGAGTTTGACCCTAGATTTAAAGTTTTGGCCGGCTCCGAGCACTTTAGTGTCTACGATTACAATAAACCTAACGATATTCCTGAGCATTTACGCAACAAATGCCACAGGTTATTGATAGATCCTCCATTCTTAGAAGAAGAGTGTCAAACAAAGTCGAGTCAAGCAGCCAAGAACTTGTTGGTTCAGAATAAGACcgagaaaacaaaatatgGAGATAACAAGTATAAGTTGATTACTTCTACTGGTGAAAGAATGTTCGAATTGGTCACTAAGAAAAACTACCCAGATACCGAGATGACAGACTTTTTCCCAGAACACAAGAATGGATTGAGCAACGAGTTTAGGTGTTATGCGAATTTCGAATGTTCATATTGGAAATTTCAAAAGTGA
- a CDS encoding transcription factor TFIIIC subunit (Putative DNA-binding transcription factor; decreased transcription is observed upon fluphenazine treatment; possibly an essential gene, disruptants not obtained by UAU1 method; Hap43p-induced gene): MSFPCAPYEVVQFTIKKLSFSGKWGLTLDELWAFIQTKFNQQDQLDEFQKQLIWQWLFVAEDEEGNSESAKIYVTYNNSPVTANSDYKIFVASYDDLTNIRVLPEQETQVLYLTGITNNKKFLSSLGDKPYELLQEIAKHGSKGIWAPTLIDITGQDNRSLTGRLNKLEEWRLIYREKRFFTEKKVHSSWIVHIKFASISEKSEDKQQKKKTDHTNVEPVESDSNGSKSKDEENDEDGNISKYWKFRENLKNVIVESCKNAPHSIRVFRDLKRELRMHQTRSLSNLFRSILNALHDEGVIEKVNIKDEETSRLIYAIKYLKDRQDSKLNMETEFSEMPQLGDNGEDQEDGDDDDEDDDEARFVPSFNVMFPLASQLYQYIYDSKSDGISSRQILSSVLGQPRNRLVERFFEIFPSYQLKGQALQPLRVYPDENDKTGVVRIVEAEGKIKFYKYCARENIDSVTVTKHKKARPVLKTIANVDFKALNKMLFVKDRKKKQIQLFDTPEKLYPAIKMLRDANYKQREDEQDEHPVDKSMVAPPKIVKTKVSKVDEVVTADTVSPKTDKPPLSKRKVSKESPKTTFKKRKVETSTENDIITCLRRSARSARKPPIKIEDDVLVDEVDNDYTEVDNQDEIEVLEKEDESDVKVELDHDSDDIITVEGLSTTESRLNKTGNLENGPVSLSSTGKRVRKYSRRKGFQTTNFGDDVQGESRRDMIVELVESKGGIVIFDANVTRELDKKLESTTITDKRTIQRDIEKLQKSGMIEFELIPSTKGGQPITRLLIYSKEERLKPSDDVIEDYRKSCSKDWSSAAQSKKSFSNASLRTIESKYALFKIESPFDRKGSKRLESLAQPKRRGKPIAENRRKPRTKFVDEISGVTHEDRSDVPVGQNVNTTFGASKTDIKQDEKSATVSKITDSSKSTKPTKSESSSFAPKRFKRKSAPERRSNNGKSSNRGVKKNFAVKFDKTDTITLFRAVCISKAFNISSIDYDAIRELFDNVTVDSLRKTWSVTRKSIGGGAVVDKGVEDFQLIVMRGIDEGKVLAGDLEDIRISFFLDLWGNYEGADNESVDKMPLYKNVADNYRYYNKTTTETYVDTFEQIELLSMRMKEMSLASTPFYVSKDPEDPVLPIKPHDEIRTMLKAIFGTSKETSTSSKIDKLLSDFPNKHIQEASEAMIKDRELLYFGTDDSQNNFTLTDKVYDSLYVRISASFFNKAAQFKDELVNVFSSNKGYPLSQGIDNGIMAQLLDLVSSSSVLLKRIEKEYTFDGYESRLMDKNDLDCEIVLHKSPTGAANIDDQDIHMIIPVPTGKPCSRIWLDINGQIDAKLWRDIVVAILYHVHFRPGIPIDSIFRKFDSLLSVNDFTAVIDWLKKSGCIEKGAYNGYSTSNNWLNILGY; encoded by the coding sequence ATGCTGTTTCCGTGTGCCCCATATGAAGTAGTTCAATTTacaatcaagaaattatcATTCTCGGGAAAGTGGGGACTAACGTTAGATGAGTTGTGGGCGTTCATTCAAACCAAATTTAACCAACAAGATCAATTGGatgaatttcaaaaacaattaatatGGCAATGGTTATTTGTTGCGGAGGATGAGGAAGGAAATTCAGAGAGTGCTAAAATATATGTCACCTATAATAATAGCCCAGTCACGGCGAATAGCGATTACAAGATATTTGTTGCCAGTTATGACGATTTAACTAACATTCGAGTACTTCCAGAACAGGAAACCCAAGTGCTCTATTTGACAGGAattaccaacaacaaaaagttCTTATCATCCCTTGGTGACAAACCATATGAGTTACTACAAGAGATTGCCAAACACGGAAGCAAAGGTATATGGGCCCCAActttaattgatataaCTGGTCAGGACAACAGATCATTGACGGGAAGACTCAATAAGTTGGAAGAGTGGAGACTCATTTACAGGGAGAAAAGATTTTTTACAGAAAAGAAGGTACATTCCAGTTGGATTGTGCACATAAAGTTTGCTTCAATATCTGAAAAGTCTGAGGATAAACaacagaagaaaaaaactgACCACACAAACGTCGAACCCGTTGAATCAGACAGCAATGGGAGTAAAAGCAAAGATGAAGagaatgatgaagatggcAATATTAGCAAGTATTGGAAGTTTCgtgaaaatttgaaaaatgttATTGTTGAGTCCTGTAAGAATGCTCCACATTCAATCAGAGTATTCAGAGATTTGAAAAGAGAATTGCGCATGCATCAAACAAGATCGTTATCAAATTTGTTTCGTTCAATTCTTAATGCTCTCCACGATGAAGGAGTTATAGAAAAGGTGAATATCAAAGACGAAGAGACAAGTAGATTGATCTATGCTATAAAGTATTTAAAAGATCGCCAAGATCTGAAGTTAAATATGGAAACTGAATTTCTGGAGATGCCTCAATTGGGTGACAATGGCGAAGATCAAGaagatggtgatgatgatgacgagGATGATGACGAAGCTAGGTTTGTTCCTTCCTTCAATGTCATGTTTCCTCTTGCGTCACAATTGTATCAGTACATCTATGATTCAAAACTGGATGGTATTTCGTCGAGACAAATACTTCTGCTGGTTTTAGGTCAGCCTAGAAATAGGTTAGTAGAAAGATTTTTTGAGATATTTCCAAGCTATCAGTTGAAAGGACAGGCGTTGCAGCCTTTGAGGGTATATCCTGATGAAAATGACAAAACTGGAGTAGTCAGGATTGTTGAAGCCGAGGGTAAAATCAAGTTTTACAAATACTGTGCTCGggaaaatattgattcaGTTACTGTCACGAAACATAAAAAAGCAAGACCGGttttaaaaacaatagCTAATGTCGATTTCAAAGCATTAAATAAAATGCTATTTGTGAAAGAcagaaaaaagaaacagatACAATTGTTTGATACTCCTGAGAAATTATACCCAGCTATAAAGATGTTACGGGATGCCAACTATAAACAACGTGAAGATGAACAAGATGAACACCCTGTTGACAAGTCAATGGTAGCTCCTCCGAAAATTGTTAAAACTAAAGTATCTAAAGTGGATGAAGTTGTTACTGCCGATACGGTACTGCCTAAGACGGACAAGCCACCTTTGTCGAAGCGGAAAGTATCCAAGGAATCACCCAAAACTACtttcaagaaaagaaaggtTGAAACTTCTACTGAAAACGACATTATAACATGTTTGCGAAGGTCTGCACGTTCGGCTAGAAAGCCCCCAATAAAAATCGAAGATGATGTGTTGGTGGATGAGGTGGACAATGATTACACTGAAGTTGACAATCAAGATGAAATAGAAGTGttggaaaaagaagatgaaCTGGACGTGAAAGTGGAATTGGACCATGATAGTGATGATATAATTACTGTAGAGGGGCTTCTGACGACAGAAAGTAGGTTAAATAAAACAGGCAACCTTGAAAATGGACCGGTTTCCTTGAGTCTGACTGGTAAACGGGTACGGAAGTACAGCCGAAGAAAAGGTTTTCAAACAACTAATTTTGGTGACGATGTACAAGGTGAACTGCGAAGGGATATGATTGTCGAATTAGTTGAGTCAAAAGGTGGGATTGTAATTTTTGACGCAAATGTGACAAGAGAATTGGACAAAAAGTTAGAAAGCACTACAATAACAGATAAAAGGACAATCCAAAGAGATATAGAAAAGTTACAAAAAAGTGGCATGATTGAGTTTGAACTTATACCTCTGACAAAAGGTGGGCAGCCAATTACCAGATTATTAATATATtccaaagaagaaagattAAAACCTAGTGACGATGTGATCGAGGACTACAGAAAATCATGCTCAAAGGATTGGAGCTCTGCTGCTCAATCCAAGAAATCCTTTAGTAATGCCAGCTTGAGAACTATTGAATCAAAGTATGCACtctttaaaattgaaagtcCATTTGACAGGAAAGGCCTGAAAAGATTGGAATCTTTGGCTCAGCcaaaaagaagaggaaAACCCATTGCAGAAAACAGACGCAAGCCTCGTACTAAATTTGTGGATGAAATACTGGGAGTGACCCATGAAGATCGTCTGGATGTACCAGTTGGTCAAAATGTGAATACAACTTTTGGTGCCCTGAAGACGGATATTAAACAAGACGAAAAGCTGGCTACAGTATCAAAGATCACCGATTCGTCCAAGTCTACCAAGCCGACTAAAAGTGAGCTGTCCAGTTTTGCTCCGAAaagatttaaaagaaaatctgCTCCTGAAAGAAGATCTAATAATGGTAAACTGCTGAATAGAGGagtcaaaaaaaactttgCTGTCAAATTCGACAAAACCGACACGATTACCTTATTTCGTGCTGTGTGTATTTCCAAAGCTTTCAACATAAGTTCTATTGATTACGATGCTATAAGGGAACTTTTTGACAATGTCACTGTTGATTCCTTAAGAAAAACGTGGTCTGTAACTAGAAAATCTATTGGTGGGGGTGCAGTGGTAGACAAAGGAGTTGAAGACTTTCAGTTGATTGTGATGAGAGGAATAGATGAAGGAAAGGTTTTGGCTGGTGATTTGGAAGATATTCGAATactgttttttttagatttatGGGGCAATTATGAAGGTGCCGACAATGAGCTGGTTGACAAGATGCCATTGTATAAGAATGTGGCTGATAATTACAGGTACTAcaataaaacaacaaccgAAACTTATGTTGATACTTTTGAGCAAATTGAGCTTTTATCAATGAGGATGAAGGAGATGTCGCTTGCCAGTACTCCATTCTACGTGTCTAAAGATCCAGAGGATCCGGTTTTGCCAATAAAACCGCATGATGAGATTCGAACCATGTTGAAGGCGATATTTGGTACGTCCAAAGAAACAAGCACGTCAAGCAAGATTGACAAGTTGTTGTCTGATTTTCCTAATAAGCATATTCAGGAAGCATCTGAAGCGATGATTAAAGATAGAGAATTGTTGTATTTTGGGACTGATGACAGCCAAAACAATTTCACTTTGACAGACAAGGTGTATGATTCCTTGTATGTGCGTATTCTGGCgtcatttttcaataaagcAGCTCAGTTTAAAGATGAATTAGTTAATGTTTTCAGTTCCAATAAGGGCTATCCTTTATCGCAGGGAATTGATAATGGTATCATGGCCCAACTATTGGACCTTGTGTCGAGCTCTTCGGTACTTCTAAAAAGAATTGAGAAGGAATACACTTTTGACGGATATGAATCACGATTGATGgataaaaatgatttgGATTGTGAAATTGTATTGCATAAATCGCCAACGGGTGCAGCAAATATAGACGACCAAGACATTCATATGATTATACCGGTCCCCACTGGGAAGCCATGTAGCAGAATTTGGTTGGATATAAATGGACAAATTGACGCTAAGTTATGGCGAGATATTGTTGTGGCAATTTTGTATCATGTTCACTTTCGTCCTGGTATTCCAATCGATCTGATTTTCCGAAAGTTTGATTCTTTGTTGAGTGTAAATGATTTTACTGCAGTGATTGACTGGTTGAAAAAGAGCGGGTGTATTGAAAAAGGTGCTTATAATGGATATTCCACTTCAAATAATTGGCTAAATATATTAGGATACTGA
- the SAP10 gene encoding aspartyl protease SAP10 (Secreted aspartyl protease; roles in adhesion, virulence (RHE model), cell surface integrity; distinct specificity from Sap9; at cell membrane and wall; GPI-anchored; induced in low iron; Tbf1-activated; Spider biofilm induced): MDLVIMNFVFLLYLTSVVKCSIKLDFNKVSTPSKYTKRDALPMPLINDKILYTTELEIGSNKDKVSVSIDTGSYDLWVMSNDAVCYKVSEFQTEGAPQLPDIFNDIDQDYSCTFNGTYNSKSSKTFKNTSEDFSIGYVDGSAAQGVWGYDSVQFGQYGVTGLKIGIANRSSVSDGILGIGIANGYDNFPVLLQKQGLINKIAYSVYLNSSNSTTGTILFGAIDHAKYKGALSTVPVDSKSQLSVNVTNLKTKNGNVASGGHSILLDTGSTFSIFPDEWIDALGHSLNATYDEDESVYEIECDGYDEHFFGFSIGDSDFSVPIQDLKTEKDGQCYLAIMSNSVIGGGGILFGDDILRQIYLVYDLQDMTISVAPVVYTEDEDIEEILNPNEDQNEVPTSTSFTQSASSSGSQPSSTISGENMDKNTTSSSSGNCQTRSWIAILSALFLVYIHII, from the coding sequence ATGGACCTagtaataatgaattttgtATTCCTACTATATTTAACCTCAGTTGTGAAATGTTCTATCAAGTTGGACTTCAACAAAGTCCTGACACCATCCAAATACACAAAAAGAGATGCCTTGCCAATGCCTCTTATCAACGACAAGATCTTATACACTACAGAATTGGAGATCGGTTCGAATAAGGATAAAGTTTCGGTGTCAATAGATACCGGTTCTTATGACTTGTGGGTCATGAGTAATGATGCCGTTTGTTACAAGGTATCAGAGTTTCAAACTGAAGGTGCACCCCAATTACCTGATATTTTCAACGATATCGATCAAGACTATTCTTGTACATTCAATGGGACATACAATTCCAAGAGTTCAAAAACATTTAAAAATACGTCAGAAGACTTTTCCATTGGTTATGTAGATGGATCTGCTGCTCAAGGTGTATGGGGTTATGACAGTGTTCAATTTGGACAATATGGCGTAACTGGTTTGAAAATAGGAATTGCCAATAGATCGAGTGTATCTGATGGTATTTTGGGGATTGGAATAGCAAATGGTTATGACAATTTTCCTGTCTTATTACAAAAGCAGGGGTTGATTAATAAGATCGCCTATTCTGTCTATTTGAACTCGTCAAATTCCACCACTGGTACAATATTATTTGGTGCTATCGATCATGCAAAGTACAAGGGGGCATTGAGTACAGTCCCCGTTGATTCCAAAAGTCAGCTTTCAGTGAATGTGACGAATTTGAAGACCAAAAACGGAAATGTTGCTTCTGGTGGTCATTCGATTCTATTGGATACCGGGTctactttttcaattttcccTGATGAATGGATTGATGCTCTTGGCCACTCTTTAAATGCAACGTACGATGAAGATGAGTCAGTTTACGAAATTGAATGTGATGGCTATGATGAGCATTTCTTTGGGTTTTCGATAGGCGATTCAGATTTTTCGGTCCCCATTCAAGATCTCAAGACTGAAAAGGACGGTCAATGCTATTTGGCAATTATGAGCAATTCCgttattggtggtggtggcatTCTTTTTGGTGACGATATATTGAGACAGATCTACCTCGTTTATGATTTGCAGGACATGACCATTTCGGTTGCACCAGTGGTTTATACAGAAGACGAAGATATTGAAGAGATTTTAAACCCCAATGAAGATCAAAACGAGGTTCCAACAAGTACTTCATTTACACAATCTGCATCTAGTTCTGGGTCCCAACCCAGTTCAACCATTAGTGGTGAGAACATGGACAAGAACACTACTAGCAGTTCCAGTGGCAATTGCCAAACACGTTCATGGATCGCCATATTGAGTGCATTATTCCTCGTGTATATACATATTATATAG
- the PHR1 gene encoding Phr1p (Cell surface glycosidase; may act on cell-wall beta-1,3-glucan prior to beta-1,6-glucan linkage; role in systemic, not vaginal virulence (neutral, not low pH); high pH or filamentation induced; Bcr1-repressed in RPMI a/a biofilm) has protein sequence MYSLIKSLATFATLFSLTLAKFESSTPPVEVVGNKFYFSNNGSQFLIRGIAYQQDAAGSVSSGYDADPNRKYNDPLADADACKRDVKYFKESNTNTLRVYAIDPDKDHEECMKIFSDAGIYIVADLSEPTVSINRNNPEWNLDLYKRYTKVIDKMQEYSNVLGFFAGNEVTNNRSNTDASAFVKAAIRDMKKYIKESDYRQIPVGYSSNDDEEIRVAIADYFSCGSLDDRADFFGINMYEWCGKSTFETSGYKDRTEEIKNLTIPAFFSEYGCNANRPRLFQEIGTLYSDKMTDVWSGGIVYMYFEEANKYGLVSVDGNSVKTLSDYNNYKSEMNKISPSLAHTSTLSSSDASKTLQCPGTAASTWKAATNLPPTPDESYCDCISKSLECVVADDVDKEDYGDLFGQVCGYIDCSAISADGSKGEYGVASFCSDKDRLSYVLNQYYLDQDKKSSACDFKGSASINSKASASGSCKAVSGVATGKASSSGGSSKSGSSSASASGSSSSSTSSGSSSSSGVKATQQMSMVKLVSIITIVTAFVGGMSVVF, from the coding sequence atgtattcattaatcaaatcattggCCACATTTGCCACACTCTTTTCATTAACTTTAGCCAAGTTTGAATCGTCCACCCCACcagttgaagttgttggtaacaaattttatttttccaataatgGGTCTCAGTTTTTAATCAGGGGTATCGCCTATCAGCAAGATGCCGCGGGCTCAGTTTCCTCCGGTTACGACGCCGATCCTAATAGAAAATACAATGATCCTTTAGCCGATGCTGACGCTTGTAAACGTGACGTCAAGTATTTCAAAGAATCAAACACCAATACTTTGAGAGTTTATGCTATTGACCCAGATAAGGATCATGAAGAGTGTATGAAAATTTTCAGTGACGCTGGTATTTACATTGTTGCTGATTTATCAGAACCAACTGTATCGATTAACAGAAACAACCCAGAATGGAACTTGGATTTATACAAACGTTATACAAAAGTCATTGATAAGATGCAAGAATATTCTAATGTTTTGGGATTTTTTGCTGGTAACGAAGTAACTAATAATCGTTCAAATACCGATGCTTCTGCATTTGTTAAGGCTGCCATTAGAGATATGAAGAAATACATCAAGGAGTCTGATTATAGACAAATTCCTGTTGGTTATTCATCCAATGATGACGAAGAAATTAGAGTCGCCATTGCCGATTATTTCTCTTGTGGTTCATTAGATGATCGTGCTGATTTCTTTGGTATCAATATGTATGAATGGTGTGGCAAATCAACTTTCGAAACCTCAGGTTACAAGGACAGAACtgaagaaatcaagaaCTTGACTATCCCAGCCTTCTTCTCCGAATATGGATGTAATGCTAACCGTCCACGTTTGTTCCAAGAAATTGGTACCTTGTATTCCGATAAGATGACTGATGTTTGGTCCGGAGGTATTGTTTATATGTATTTTGAAGAGGCTAACAAATACGGTTTGGTTCTGGTTGATGGTAATTCGGTCAAGACATTATCTGActacaacaattacaaatcAGAAATGAACAAAATAAGCCCATCCCTTGCCCATACTTCAACATTATCCAGTTCTGACGCCAGCAAGACTTTGCAATGTCCAGGAACTGCTGCTAGCACTTGGAAAGCTGCAACTAATTTGCCACCAACTCCAGATGAAAGTTACTGTGATTGTATTTCCAAGTCATTAGAATGTGTTGTTGCTGACGATGTTGATAAAGAAGACTATGGTGACTTGTTTGGTCAAGTTTGTGGTTATATCGATTGCTCGGCTATTTCTGCCGATGGTAGCAAAGGTGAATATGGTGTTGCTTCCTTCTGTTCTGATAAAGATCGTTTGTCATATGTGTTGAACCAGTATTACCTTGACCAAGACAAGAAATCCAGTGCTTGTGATTTCAAAGGCAGTGCTTCAATCAATAGCAAGGCTAGTGCTAGTGGCAGCTGCAAAGCTGTTAGTGGAGTAGCTACTGGTAAGGCATCTTCCTCTGGTGGAAGCTCCAAATCTGGATCTTCCTCTGCATCTGCTTCTGGATCATCAAGCAGCAGCACCAGCTCTGGGTCCAGCTCAAGCTCTGGAGTTAAAGCAACTCAACAAATGTCTATGGTCAAATtggtttcaattattactattgttaCTGCATTTGTTGGTGGTATGTCCGTTgttttttaa